One window from the genome of Xenorhabdus bovienii SS-2004 encodes:
- a CDS encoding DUF969 domain-containing protein, protein MQQAINFWPLIGIAVIMIGFILRFNPVLVVTVAGLVTGLAAHMPITKILEKLGSGFLNTLNLPLTILLPLVIIGLLERHGLKERAQRSIAHIKTATTGRLLIVYLFIRETSAALGLTSLGGHPQMVRPLLAPMAEGAAENQYGHLPDHIRHRIRAMSAATDNTGLFFGEDIFVAFGAIIFMHNFMLESGGIQTEPLHIALWGIPTAICAFLIHSVRLYRLDYYLAREITSLNHMELTSKEAK, encoded by the coding sequence ATGCAGCAAGCCATCAATTTCTGGCCACTGATCGGGATTGCCGTCATTATGATCGGGTTTATCCTTCGTTTTAATCCTGTTTTGGTCGTAACGGTTGCAGGGCTAGTCACAGGGTTAGCCGCCCATATGCCAATCACCAAAATTCTGGAAAAACTTGGCTCCGGATTTCTTAATACCTTGAATCTACCACTGACTATTTTGCTCCCTTTAGTCATCATTGGCCTTCTAGAAAGGCATGGCTTAAAAGAACGCGCCCAACGCTCGATTGCCCATATCAAAACTGCCACAACTGGACGTTTACTGATTGTTTATCTGTTTATACGAGAAACTTCTGCCGCGCTAGGGCTGACCAGTTTAGGCGGCCATCCGCAAATGGTACGTCCACTACTGGCACCAATGGCTGAAGGGGCGGCAGAGAACCAATATGGTCATTTGCCCGATCATATTCGCCACCGTATTCGCGCCATGTCCGCCGCAACTGATAATACTGGGCTGTTCTTCGGGGAAGATATTTTTGTCGCCTTCGGTGCCATTATTTTTATGCACAATTTCATGCTGGAATCTGGTGGTATCCAGACTGAACCTCTGCATATTGCCTTGTGGGGTATTCCTACCGCCATTTGTGCTTTCCTGATCCACTCGGTTCGGTTATATCGCCTTGATTACTATCTTGCCCGCGAAATTACTTCCCTGAATCATATGGAATTGACTAGCAAGGAGGCAAAATAA
- a CDS encoding DUF979 domain-containing protein, whose product MMFQLQYLYYLAGFILLVVAVMSWRDRANPRRLTTGLFWGLYGLIFLIGNWSYQLMAIWISDEDQAQKIVHISVGTLVIIIALLAGFGGVRLGNYHQPTTEQKQKSAERLGNRLFLPALLIPVVTIVGVLLFNHIPGLQQTVFGADNHSTLVTLFSIALGCLAGLIIALRMTRENIMQPIQETRRLLDSIGSVFILPQILATLGLLFTAAGVGTVISYLTENYLAVDNRFIAVIAYVLGMAVLTMIMGNAFAAFPIVTAGIGIPILILQHGGNPAVMAAIGMFSGYCGTLMTPMAANFNLVPAALLELPDRNAVIKAQIPTGCTLVLTNVFLLYFLMFL is encoded by the coding sequence ATAATGTTTCAGTTACAGTATCTCTACTATCTGGCGGGATTCATTTTGCTCGTTGTCGCCGTGATGTCGTGGCGCGATCGAGCCAATCCTCGACGTTTGACCACAGGCCTGTTCTGGGGGCTATATGGCCTCATCTTCCTGATAGGAAACTGGAGTTATCAATTGATGGCTATCTGGATAAGCGACGAAGATCAAGCCCAGAAAATCGTCCATATCAGTGTTGGTACGCTAGTGATTATCATAGCGTTATTGGCAGGATTTGGTGGAGTACGTTTGGGAAACTACCATCAGCCTACAACGGAACAAAAACAGAAAAGTGCAGAACGCCTCGGCAATCGGTTATTTTTGCCTGCCCTGCTCATTCCCGTTGTCACGATAGTGGGTGTCCTGCTGTTTAACCATATTCCGGGACTACAGCAAACCGTTTTCGGTGCAGACAATCATTCAACGTTGGTGACGTTATTTTCCATTGCCCTCGGTTGTCTGGCTGGGTTAATCATCGCATTGCGCATGACCAGAGAAAACATCATGCAACCGATACAGGAAACACGCCGTCTATTGGATTCTATCGGCTCCGTGTTTATTCTACCGCAAATTCTGGCAACCCTCGGATTACTGTTTACGGCAGCAGGCGTAGGCACCGTTATTTCTTATCTGACTGAAAATTATCTGGCTGTCGATAATCGATTTATAGCGGTGATAGCCTATGTTCTCGGCATGGCTGTACTGACTATGATCATGGGAAATGCTTTCGCTGCCTTTCCTATTGTGACAGCCGGTATTGGTATTCCTATTTTGATCTTGCAACATGGCGGTAATCCAGCCGTAATGGCAGCCATCGGTATGTTTTCCGGTTATTGCGGTACACTGATGACACCCATGGCGGCAAATTTCAATCTCGTTCCCGCCGCCCTGCTGGAATTACCTGATCGCAACGCCGTAATCAAGGCTCAGATCCCCACCGGATGCACCTTAGTGCTTACTAATGTGTTTTTACTCTACTTTCTGATGTTCTTGTAA